From the bacterium genome, the window GCTCCGGGGTGATATTCGGGCAGGGGGAAAGCCGCGAGGATGTGTTCGAGGTGTGCGAGGCGGTCCGGTCGCTGGGGCCCGAATCCATCCCGGTGAATTTCCTTCATGCCATTCCCGGCACTCCGCTGGAAAATGCGGAAGCCCTCACCCCCCGAAGCTGTCTCCGGCTTCTCTCCCTCATGCGTTTTTACAATCCTACCTCGGAGATCCGCATCGCCGGCGGACGCGAAGTGAACCTGCGGCATCTTCAGCCATTGTCTCTTTATCCGGCCAACTCCCTTTTCGTTTCCGGCTATCTCACGACGCCGGGCCAGGCGGTGGAGGAAGCGCAGCGGATGATCGCGGATCTGGGCTTTGAGCTGGACATGACGGGGGAGAGCGACCCTGATCTTTCCGGACCGGTTTTCCCGGCTGTGCGAGATTCCGCCCGCCGGGCGTAGATATTTCCTGTTGGCACCCCCTGTTTTTTCCTGTGTGCGCCCCTGACTCCTTCATTTCAAGTGAACCCGGAATTTCCCGGTGATTTTTGACAGCGATCTTTTATTGTTTCCCCTTCCGTTTTCGGAACAGCGCTTGATACATCCCTTGAGGCACATATTGGCTGAAATCAGGGGTCTTTGGCTGTTGTCCCATCCGCGCGCGACAGCTTCCGTGAGATCCCATGTTTTGCAGGGAATTTCAGCTTCAGAGCGAAAGGTAGTTGAATGTCCTGGTTGTAACTTTTTAAAATCCAAAACATAATAAATTTTGTTTGGTGGCGAACTTTCCTGTTTGAAACGAGAGAAATACAACAGAGAGCGATGTCGGACGGGCGCAGGGATGGGTTTGTATGTATTTGAAAGATAGATGGAATCAGGGAATGTCGGCCGCCGTCATCTTGTTTTTGGCGGCTGCTTTTTCTCTTCGGAATTCCGGTTGGGCCGGAAACGTCGAGTTGCATGCCCACATGCAAATCGTGGCGACGATTCTGGCCGCCATGGTGGGAGTGCTGGCGCTCGTCCGGCACTACTCCCAGAAGAACAATACGATCTTGCTTCTGGGGATGGCTTTTCTCGGGGCGGCTTTCCTCGATGGCTACTACTTGGTTGTGGCCTCCTGGACTTTTTCCGCCTACTTTCCATCCACCCTCGATACCTTGATCTCGTGGAGCTGGCTGGCCTCCCGCTTTTATCTCTCCTTGTTGTTGTTCCTCAGCTGGGCGGTGTGGAAGCGTGGCCAGAGGAGGGGCGATTCGCGTTTGATCCCGGAGAAAAAGATTTATCTGGCGACGGGCGTGCTGGCGGTGGGTGTTTTTTTGCTTTTCGCTTTTGTCCCCTTGCCGCCGGCCATGTATTCCGGACTGTTTTTTACCCGCCCCGGAGAGCTCATCCCCGGTGCGCTCTTTCTCGCCGCAGCGATCGGGTATTTCCGGAAAGAAAGCTGGAAGACCGATCCGCTGGAATTTTGCATTTTAATCACGGCACTCATCGGTTTTGTCGCCCAATCTTTTTTCATGGCGTTTTCCGTTCGGCCTTTCGACGCCATGTTCGATGTGGCGCACCTGTTGAAAATCGCGGGATATCTTGTTGTCCTGATCGGCCTGATGGTGGACATGTTCCGCTATTACCGCCGGGTGGAATCTTCCGCCGGGGAAATCGCCCATGCCAAGCGGCAAGTCGAAGCCCTCGCCCTCGCCGCCGAGGCAATCTCCCGCCACCTGGATCTCGACGCCTTTCTCGAAGCGGTTTCGGCGGAATCGAAAAAGTTTTTTTCTCCTGATCGCATTGGAATCCTTGCATTCAATTCCGAAAAAGAAGAATGGAACTGGTATTATACCTGGGGTCTTTCCAGAAGCTACCAGGAGCAGGTCTTGAAACATTTTCCATCGACTCCCGGGAAAATCGC encodes:
- a CDS encoding GAF domain-containing protein; amino-acid sequence: MYLKDRWNQGMSAAVILFLAAAFSLRNSGWAGNVELHAHMQIVATILAAMVGVLALVRHYSQKNNTILLLGMAFLGAAFLDGYYLVVASWTFSAYFPSTLDTLISWSWLASRFYLSLLLFLSWAVWKRGQRRGDSRLIPEKKIYLATGVLAVGVFLLFAFVPLPPAMYSGLFFTRPGELIPGALFLAAAIGYFRKESWKTDPLEFCILITALIGFVAQSFFMAFSVRPFDAMFDVAHLLKIAGYLVVLIGLMVDMFRYYRRVESSAGEIAHAKRQVEALALAAEAISRHLDLDAFLEAVSAESKKFFSPDRIGILAFNSEKEEWNWYYTWGLSRSYQEQVLKHFPSTPGKIAEERQELVFVEDALKSPLTVAIHGLLEWEGIASAAILPLRREGKVQGILVFYYNSPRIFLEEKKVLCRA